One genomic region from Nocardia vinacea encodes:
- a CDS encoding ornithine decarboxylase, producing the protein MDHTGAPLLDALAEYRELGRYGFTPPGHRQGRGADERVRRILGAETFGSDVLGNSGLDDRKASGGYLARAEELMADAVGADYAFFSTCGSSLSVKAAMMAVAGGSPGLLVARDSHKSIVAGLIFSGVQPRWITPRWDTERHLSHPPSPEQIRETWERHPDAAGALIVSPSPYGTCADIRGIAEVCHDRGKPLIVDEAWGAHLPFHDELPTWAMDAGADVCVVSVHKMGSGFEQGSVFHLQGDLVERERLSACADLLMTTSPNVMVYAALDGWRRQMVEHGNELLSAALKLAGQLRADIENIPGLHVLEDELLGAEASHDLDRMQVLIDVGELGLSGYQCADWLRENARIDVGLSDHRRIMATLSMADDESTTRRLLDALLSLSAAAPEIPAPEPIRLPDPQDLELETTMLPRDAFFGAVDTVEMKSAAGRIVAEQLTPYPPGIPVAVPGERLNEAVIDYLVTGVRAGMMVPDAADSSMRTVRAVAD; encoded by the coding sequence ATGGACCATACCGGAGCACCTTTACTCGATGCCCTTGCCGAATACCGTGAGCTGGGCCGATACGGTTTCACCCCGCCCGGCCACCGACAGGGCCGCGGCGCGGACGAACGCGTGCGGCGCATCCTCGGCGCCGAGACATTCGGTTCGGATGTCCTCGGCAACAGTGGACTCGACGACCGCAAGGCAAGCGGTGGCTATCTGGCGCGTGCCGAGGAGTTGATGGCCGATGCGGTCGGCGCCGACTATGCGTTCTTCTCGACCTGCGGTAGTTCACTGTCGGTCAAGGCGGCGATGATGGCGGTCGCGGGCGGCTCACCGGGGCTGCTCGTGGCGCGCGACAGCCACAAGTCGATCGTCGCCGGTTTGATCTTCTCCGGTGTGCAGCCGCGCTGGATCACCCCGCGCTGGGATACCGAGCGGCACCTGTCCCATCCGCCGTCGCCCGAGCAGATCCGCGAAACCTGGGAGCGCCATCCGGATGCGGCGGGGGCCTTGATCGTCAGCCCGAGTCCGTACGGAACGTGCGCAGATATCCGGGGTATCGCCGAGGTGTGCCATGACCGCGGGAAGCCGCTCATCGTGGATGAGGCGTGGGGCGCGCATCTGCCGTTCCACGACGAATTGCCCACGTGGGCAATGGATGCGGGCGCGGATGTCTGTGTGGTCAGCGTGCACAAGATGGGCAGTGGATTCGAGCAGGGTTCGGTCTTCCACCTGCAGGGCGACCTGGTCGAACGCGAACGTCTATCGGCATGCGCCGATCTGTTGATGACCACCAGCCCGAATGTCATGGTGTATGCGGCATTGGACGGGTGGCGCCGCCAGATGGTCGAGCACGGTAACGAATTGCTCAGCGCCGCATTGAAATTGGCCGGACAACTACGCGCCGATATCGAGAACATTCCGGGATTGCACGTACTGGAGGACGAGCTGCTCGGCGCCGAGGCCTCGCACGACCTGGACCGGATGCAGGTCCTCATCGATGTCGGCGAGCTCGGGCTGTCCGGCTATCAGTGTGCCGACTGGCTGCGGGAGAACGCGCGCATCGACGTCGGACTCAGCGATCACCGCCGGATCATGGCGACACTGTCGATGGCCGATGATGAGTCCACCACCCGGCGGCTGCTCGATGCACTGCTGTCACTGAGCGCGGCGGCCCCGGAAATTCCTGCGCCGGAACCGATTCGACTTCCCGATCCGCAAGACCTCGAACTCGAAACCACGATGCTCCCCCGTGACGCGTTCTTCGGGGCCGTCGATACGGTCGAGATGAAGTCCGCTGCCGGGCGGATTGTCGCCGAGCAGCTCACACCGTATCCGCCCGGCATACCGGTCGCGGTGCCCGGGGAGCGGCTGAACGAGGCCGTGATCGACTACCTGGTCACCGGGGTTCGCGCCGGAATGATGGTGCCGGACGCCGCCGACAGTTCGATGCGGACGGTCCGGGCGGTCGCGGACTGA
- a CDS encoding bifunctional phosphatase PAP2/diacylglycerol kinase family protein, whose product MRKRSRKLSGHVDAWLVARSARVRPTPADRFLRALSMSADHSRLWLVVAALMSMGGRAPRRAAVRGLLSVALASSVANGIAKPLFPRRRPPDESVPFVRRLVKPPVSSSFPSGHSASAAAFATGVALESPAAAVVVAPIAAAVGYSRVHIGVHWPSDVIAGAALGSAIALGTRRWWAQRDDEPAELGPHERTTAMHNGFGLLLVVNTDSGGGAGSEQLQLLHENLPAAEVLAVTEDLTAQLDERARRHDVAALGVFGGDGTVSAVAAAAVEHRLPLAVFAGGTLNHFARDTGVEHPEHTLAALESGDAVRTDTAEVRSDGLAPRTFVNTASLGGYPDFVRFREHWEPRLGKWPAAGIAMVRVLFRAQPLPTTIDGTRTAIWMLFVGNGHYRPADQIPMSRPALRHGTLDIRYLRADLPFSRTRLIWATLTGTLDRSATYVNRRVDRLTVHVDGGPVALATDGEVDHRANDFTFTSRPGTLTLFRRPEPS is encoded by the coding sequence ATGCGCAAGCGGTCACGGAAGCTCTCGGGTCACGTGGACGCGTGGCTGGTGGCGCGCAGCGCGCGGGTGCGGCCGACCCCCGCCGATCGGTTCCTGCGGGCATTGAGCATGAGCGCCGACCACAGTCGCCTGTGGCTGGTCGTGGCGGCGCTGATGTCGATGGGCGGCCGAGCACCGCGACGGGCGGCCGTGCGCGGGCTCCTCTCGGTGGCGCTGGCCAGTTCGGTGGCAAACGGCATTGCGAAGCCGCTGTTTCCGCGCCGCCGACCGCCGGACGAGTCGGTGCCCTTCGTGCGACGGCTGGTGAAACCGCCGGTATCCTCCTCGTTCCCCTCCGGCCACTCCGCCTCCGCGGCTGCCTTCGCAACCGGCGTCGCCCTCGAATCTCCGGCCGCAGCGGTCGTTGTCGCACCGATAGCCGCGGCTGTCGGCTACTCGCGCGTGCACATCGGCGTGCATTGGCCCTCCGATGTGATCGCGGGCGCGGCATTGGGCAGTGCGATCGCTCTCGGTACCCGACGCTGGTGGGCGCAGCGCGACGATGAGCCCGCCGAATTGGGCCCGCATGAACGAACCACCGCAATGCACAACGGATTCGGGCTGCTGCTCGTGGTCAATACGGATTCGGGCGGCGGCGCCGGCTCGGAGCAACTGCAGTTACTACACGAAAACTTGCCCGCCGCTGAGGTTTTGGCGGTGACCGAAGACCTCACCGCCCAGCTCGACGAACGCGCCCGCCGCCACGATGTCGCCGCACTCGGCGTATTCGGCGGGGACGGAACAGTTTCGGCCGTCGCGGCCGCGGCGGTCGAACATCGGCTGCCACTGGCGGTATTCGCCGGTGGCACCCTCAACCATTTCGCCCGCGATACCGGAGTGGAACACCCCGAGCACACCCTGGCCGCACTGGAATCCGGCGACGCGGTCCGAACCGATACCGCCGAGGTGCGATCCGACGGACTCGCGCCGCGCACTTTCGTCAATACCGCAAGCCTCGGCGGCTATCCCGACTTCGTCCGCTTCCGCGAACACTGGGAGCCGCGCCTGGGCAAATGGCCCGCCGCGGGAATCGCCATGGTGCGCGTACTGTTTCGGGCCCAGCCGCTACCGACGACCATCGACGGTACTCGCACCGCGATCTGGATGCTGTTCGTCGGCAACGGCCACTACCGCCCCGCCGACCAGATCCCGATGTCGCGTCCCGCACTGCGCCACGGCACCCTCGACATCCGATATCTGCGCGCGGACCTGCCGTTTTCCCGAACCCGCCTGATCTGGGCCACCCTCACCGGCACCCTCGACCGCTCCGCGACCTACGTCAACCGCCGCGTCGACCGGCTAACCGTGCACGTCGACGGTGGCCCGGTCGCCCTGGCCACCGACGGCGAGGTCGATCACCGCGCCAACGACTTCACCTTCACCAGCCGCCCCGGGACGCTCACTCTGTTCCGCAGGCCGGAGCCGAGTTGA
- a CDS encoding NAD(P)/FAD-dependent oxidoreductase produces the protein MDQPTTRPDHVPIVVIGAGFAGIGLAVKLREAGFRDFVILERGSDLGGTWSANTYPGCACDVPSMLYSYSFAPNPNWSRRYGTQPEILDYLRGVANKYDVPQHIRYNTEVLDAAWDEAAGRWRIRTGQGQLTADVLVSGIGPFSEAQIPSVPGIANFTGTQFHSLHWDHDHDLTGERVAVIGTGASAVQFIPEIQPMVERLTIFQRSAPWIVPRMDWATSTVERRLLRRMPLLGKTIRAAYFTGIEGFGLVGFVDKRFRHPFEALGRLQLRRQVPDPRLRRKLMPDYMIGCKRAIFSDAYYPALSKPNVEVETAGITEVRPRSIVTADGTEHEVDTIIWGTGFGVPPRIFEAIHDTGGRTLAQLYRERPQSYLGTTVTGFPNFFTTLGPFGAAGNQSAIFMIEAQIRYIVDAVKHMRDNGLRRIEVRPQVQRDFVEEMEQRSRDTVWVTGGCRSYYQTADGHHNAGLYPNWSFEYARRTMRFDSDAYLIEAS, from the coding sequence ATGGATCAGCCGACGACGCGACCCGACCATGTGCCGATCGTTGTGATAGGCGCCGGGTTCGCGGGTATCGGATTGGCGGTGAAACTGCGAGAGGCGGGTTTCCGCGACTTCGTCATCCTCGAACGCGGCTCCGACCTCGGTGGCACCTGGAGCGCCAACACCTACCCCGGTTGTGCGTGCGACGTGCCTTCGATGCTGTATTCGTATTCCTTCGCCCCGAATCCGAATTGGTCCCGCCGCTACGGCACCCAGCCGGAGATCCTCGACTACTTGCGTGGCGTGGCGAACAAATACGATGTACCGCAACATATTCGCTACAACACGGAGGTACTCGACGCCGCGTGGGACGAAGCAGCCGGACGGTGGCGCATCCGTACCGGGCAGGGGCAATTGACCGCGGATGTATTGGTTTCGGGGATCGGACCGTTCAGCGAGGCACAAATCCCCAGCGTGCCAGGTATCGCGAATTTCACCGGCACTCAGTTCCATTCGCTGCACTGGGATCACGACCACGATCTAACCGGTGAGCGGGTCGCAGTGATCGGCACCGGCGCGTCCGCGGTGCAGTTCATTCCGGAGATCCAGCCCATGGTGGAACGGCTCACGATCTTCCAGCGTTCCGCCCCGTGGATCGTGCCTCGCATGGACTGGGCGACCAGCACCGTCGAGCGCAGACTCCTGCGCCGGATGCCATTGCTGGGCAAGACGATCCGCGCTGCGTACTTCACCGGCATCGAAGGATTCGGGCTGGTCGGGTTCGTGGACAAGCGGTTCCGTCATCCGTTCGAGGCACTGGGCCGACTGCAGCTGCGCCGCCAGGTTCCCGATCCGCGACTGCGCCGAAAGCTGATGCCCGACTACATGATCGGTTGCAAACGCGCGATCTTCTCGGACGCCTACTATCCCGCGCTGTCCAAGCCCAACGTCGAGGTGGAGACCGCCGGGATCACCGAGGTCCGGCCGCGATCGATCGTCACCGCGGACGGCACCGAACACGAGGTCGACACGATCATCTGGGGCACCGGATTCGGCGTGCCACCACGGATATTCGAGGCCATCCACGACACCGGGGGACGCACCCTCGCCCAGCTGTATCGTGAACGCCCACAGAGCTATCTCGGCACCACCGTCACCGGATTTCCGAACTTCTTCACCACCCTCGGCCCGTTCGGCGCGGCCGGAAACCAGTCGGCGATCTTCATGATCGAGGCGCAGATCCGCTATATCGTGGACGCGGTAAAGCATATGCGCGACAACGGACTTCGCCGTATCGAGGTGCGACCGCAGGTGCAGCGGGACTTCGTCGAGGAGATGGAGCAGCGCAGCCGCGACACGGTATGGGTCACCGGTGGCTGCCGCAGCTACTATCAGACCGCCGACGGCCATCACAATGCCGGGCTGTACCCGAACTGGAGCTTCGAATACGCCAGGCGCACCATGCGATTCGATTCCGACGCCTACCTGATCGAGGCATCATGA
- a CDS encoding SDR family oxidoreductase produces the protein MNLLRLLPTNDTFDVADKVVVITGAGRGIGAELAQILHRRRARVVMLDLDEAKVHTAASRLGSRAVPLRADVADRDSMVAAMATVRDRFGRIDLVVANAGITPTPATLRTMDPADFDRVIGVNLTGVFNTVRPVLDDIVATRGHVVVVSSCAAFAPGMGGSPYMISKAGVEQLGRALRVELAASGASAGVAYFGIVDTAMTHHTLDDDEFGRAADAMLPWPLNQRISAAQAALAVADGIAQRAPRTIAPRVWEPYALLRGAINVLMDQYLSTDEQLRILLRKLEQRPRSESNGA, from the coding sequence ATGAACCTGTTGCGGCTGCTGCCGACCAACGACACCTTCGACGTGGCCGACAAGGTGGTGGTGATCACCGGCGCCGGACGCGGCATCGGTGCGGAACTGGCGCAAATCCTGCACCGCCGCCGCGCGCGGGTCGTCATGCTCGACCTGGACGAGGCCAAAGTCCACACTGCGGCGTCGCGATTGGGGTCACGCGCGGTCCCGCTGCGCGCCGATGTCGCCGACCGCGACAGCATGGTCGCCGCCATGGCGACGGTCCGTGACCGCTTCGGCCGTATCGATCTCGTGGTCGCCAATGCCGGTATCACCCCCACGCCCGCCACCCTACGCACGATGGACCCCGCCGATTTCGACCGGGTCATCGGGGTCAACCTGACCGGTGTCTTCAACACCGTACGACCGGTCCTCGACGATATCGTCGCCACCCGCGGCCATGTCGTCGTGGTCTCCTCCTGCGCCGCGTTCGCGCCCGGCATGGGTGGCTCGCCGTACATGATCAGCAAGGCCGGGGTCGAACAGCTCGGCCGCGCGCTGCGGGTCGAACTCGCCGCATCCGGCGCCAGCGCGGGAGTCGCCTATTTCGGCATTGTCGACACCGCCATGACTCACCACACGCTCGACGACGACGAATTCGGTCGCGCCGCTGACGCCATGCTGCCCTGGCCGCTCAACCAGCGCATCAGCGCCGCTCAGGCCGCACTGGCCGTCGCCGACGGCATCGCCCAGCGCGCCCCGCGCACCATCGCACCCCGCGTCTGGGAGCCCTACGCCCTGCTGCGCGGTGCCATCAATGTGCTGATGGACCAGTACCTCAGTACCGACGAACAGCTGCGGATCCTGCTCCGCAAGCTGGAACAACGCCCGCGCAGCGAGTCCAACGGCGCATGA
- a CDS encoding TetR/AcrR family transcriptional regulator, protein MTSSASTWRGSTMASRAAERRVQLVRAGYALLGGEGAAATTMRAVCREAGLSLRYFYENFADREALFIEIYDQTAHGLVDAVTTRLADAPDDETARARAAFDAAAQYFADDPRRGRIMFRETLADDTLRAHGADVLPAFVTLVAAQLAPKRAARFTAAPGRIPLPVSAISGALVALFLDWLDGDVEANRDEVVDYATRLTITILELT, encoded by the coding sequence GTGACTTCGTCAGCCAGCACCTGGCGCGGCAGCACCATGGCCAGCCGCGCCGCCGAGCGCCGCGTACAACTCGTGCGCGCCGGCTACGCGCTGCTCGGCGGCGAGGGCGCGGCGGCGACCACCATGCGGGCGGTGTGCCGTGAAGCGGGCCTGAGCCTGCGCTACTTCTACGAGAACTTCGCCGATCGCGAAGCCCTGTTCATCGAGATCTACGACCAGACCGCACACGGGCTCGTCGACGCCGTCACCACGCGGCTGGCCGACGCACCCGACGACGAAACCGCCCGTGCCCGCGCGGCTTTCGACGCGGCAGCGCAGTACTTCGCGGACGATCCGCGCCGCGGGCGGATCATGTTCCGCGAAACCCTCGCCGATGACACCCTGCGCGCCCACGGCGCCGATGTACTCCCCGCCTTCGTCACGCTCGTCGCCGCGCAACTGGCACCGAAGCGGGCCGCGCGCTTCACTGCCGCACCGGGCCGGATTCCGCTGCCGGTCAGCGCGATATCCGGCGCACTCGTCGCACTATTCCTCGATTGGCTCGACGGCGATGTCGAGGCAAATCGCGACGAGGTGGTCGACTACGCCACTCGACTCACCATCACCATTCTCGAGCTCACCTGA
- the car gene encoding carboxylic acid reductase produces MIIDTRMEQVVNRIADLYATYPDIRNARPKPETFAAIREPEMRPSQIVATVMAAYADRPALGHRVLEPTTDESGRRTLRPLPEFGTITYGELWARVGAIAAAWHHNPDNPIEAGDFIATLGFTSSDYTTLDLACLYLGAVAVPLQAGAAPKQLSAIIAETEPRILAATPETLTTAVECVLAGPAPERLVVFDYHPEDDDQRGAFESARDRLANTPIVVESLESVLERGRTLPPAPLFVPDDDALELLIYTSGSTGTPKGAMYTSRLVTAMWLAQPEVGGIGLNYMPMSHMAGRMSLYGVLARGGTAYFTAKSDISTLFEDIGLVRPTEMFFVPRVCDMVFQRYQSEMERRAEPDIDRAELDRAVKTELREDFLGGRFLSPIVGSAPLAAEMKTFMESVIEMDLHDGYGSTEAGGAVMVDNVIHRPPVLDYKLVDVPELGYFGTDQPHPRGELLLKTSTMIPGYYKRPEVTAEIFDADGFYRTGDIVAELQPDELVYLDRRNNVLKLSQGEFVAVAHLEAVYASSPLLEQIFVYGSSERAYLLAVIVPTEDTLRSADSKAALSDSLQRIAKEADLESYEIPRDFLIETEPFTTENGLLSGIGKLLRPKLIERYGERLQQLYAELAEGQTNELLALRREAADLPVLETVSRAARALLGCAATDLRPDAHFTDLGGDSLSALSYSNLLRDIFAVEVPVGVIVSPANGLRELAQYVESAQGAGAIRPTFAAVHTHGGVARADELTLDKFIDAQTLSAATTLPHTTEAQTVLLTGANGYLGRFLCLEWLERLDNTDGTLICIIRGKDAAAARKRLDDAFDSGDPDLLRHYRELAARRLEVLPGDIGEPNLGLDDATWHRLADTVDLIVHPAALVNHVLPYNQLFGPNVVGTAELIRLAITTRIKPVTYLSTVAVAAQIQPSSFEEDGDIREISPTRAIDDSYANGYGNSKWAGEVLLREAHDLCGLPVAVFRSDMILAHSRFGGQLNIPDMFTRLLLSLVATGIAPYSFYETDADGKRQRAHYDGLPVDFTAESITAIGTQARTDFHTFDVLNPHDDGISLDEFVDWLIESGHPIRRIDDYQEWFSRFETALRGLPEKQRQASLLPLLHAYSRPGRPFPGAALPAMGFTAAVQAAKVGAEHDIPHLTPALIDKYVSDLRLRGLL; encoded by the coding sequence ATGATTATTGATACGCGGATGGAACAGGTCGTGAATCGCATCGCCGACCTGTACGCCACCTATCCGGACATTCGCAACGCGCGACCGAAACCGGAGACTTTCGCCGCGATCCGAGAACCCGAAATGCGGCCATCACAGATCGTGGCGACGGTCATGGCGGCCTACGCCGATCGTCCCGCGCTCGGGCACCGGGTCCTCGAACCCACCACTGACGAGTCCGGGCGGCGCACGCTGCGACCGCTGCCCGAATTCGGCACCATCACTTACGGCGAGTTGTGGGCGCGCGTCGGTGCGATCGCCGCAGCCTGGCATCACAACCCCGACAACCCCATCGAAGCGGGCGACTTCATCGCCACACTAGGCTTCACCAGCAGCGACTACACCACACTCGATCTGGCCTGTCTGTATCTCGGCGCGGTTGCCGTGCCGCTGCAGGCAGGTGCGGCACCGAAGCAATTGTCGGCGATCATTGCCGAGACCGAACCACGCATCCTCGCCGCGACTCCCGAAACCCTCACTACCGCAGTGGAATGCGTGCTCGCGGGCCCGGCGCCGGAACGCCTCGTGGTCTTCGATTACCACCCCGAGGACGATGATCAGCGCGGCGCATTCGAATCCGCCCGCGATCGCCTGGCGAACACTCCGATAGTGGTGGAATCGCTGGAGTCGGTACTCGAACGTGGCCGTACCCTGCCGCCCGCGCCGCTGTTCGTACCCGACGACGACGCTTTGGAGCTGCTGATCTACACCTCCGGCAGCACCGGAACTCCCAAGGGCGCGATGTACACCAGCCGGTTGGTAACCGCGATGTGGTTGGCCCAGCCGGAGGTCGGGGGGATCGGCCTGAACTACATGCCGATGAGCCATATGGCCGGACGCATGTCGCTCTACGGCGTGCTGGCCCGCGGCGGCACCGCGTATTTCACGGCCAAGAGCGATATTTCGACGCTTTTCGAGGATATCGGCCTCGTCCGGCCGACGGAGATGTTCTTCGTGCCACGCGTATGCGATATGGTCTTCCAGCGCTATCAGAGCGAAATGGAACGTCGCGCCGAACCGGATATCGACCGCGCCGAACTCGACCGTGCGGTGAAAACCGAACTGCGCGAGGACTTCCTGGGCGGCCGATTCCTATCGCCCATCGTCGGCAGTGCGCCACTTGCGGCCGAGATGAAGACATTCATGGAATCGGTCATCGAGATGGACCTGCACGATGGCTACGGTTCGACCGAGGCGGGCGGCGCCGTCATGGTCGACAATGTGATCCACCGTCCACCCGTGCTCGACTACAAGCTGGTGGACGTGCCGGAGCTGGGATATTTCGGTACCGACCAGCCGCATCCGCGCGGTGAGCTGCTGCTGAAGACCAGCACCATGATTCCCGGCTACTACAAGCGTCCCGAGGTCACCGCGGAGATCTTCGACGCGGACGGTTTCTACCGGACCGGTGACATCGTGGCCGAACTTCAACCCGATGAACTCGTCTACCTCGACCGTCGCAATAATGTGCTGAAGCTTTCCCAAGGCGAATTCGTCGCGGTCGCACACCTGGAAGCCGTATATGCCAGCAGCCCGCTGCTCGAGCAGATCTTCGTATACGGCAGCAGTGAGCGCGCCTACCTGCTCGCGGTGATCGTTCCGACCGAGGACACGCTGCGCAGCGCCGATTCCAAGGCAGCACTGAGTGATTCGCTGCAGCGCATCGCCAAGGAGGCCGATCTCGAGTCGTATGAGATCCCGCGCGATTTCCTCATCGAAACCGAACCTTTCACTACCGAAAACGGTCTGCTCTCCGGCATCGGCAAGTTGTTGCGTCCCAAGTTGATCGAGCGCTACGGCGAGCGGCTGCAGCAGCTGTACGCCGAGCTGGCCGAAGGGCAGACGAACGAACTGCTCGCACTGCGCCGCGAAGCCGCCGACCTGCCGGTTCTGGAAACCGTGAGCCGGGCCGCGCGTGCATTGCTCGGTTGCGCGGCAACTGATCTGCGCCCGGATGCGCATTTCACCGATCTGGGCGGCGATTCCCTGTCGGCGCTGTCGTATTCGAATCTGCTGCGCGATATCTTCGCCGTCGAGGTACCGGTGGGCGTGATCGTCAGCCCGGCCAACGGATTGCGCGAGTTGGCGCAGTATGTCGAGTCGGCGCAGGGGGCCGGCGCGATCCGGCCCACCTTCGCCGCGGTCCATACACACGGCGGCGTCGCGCGGGCCGATGAACTGACACTGGACAAGTTCATCGACGCGCAAACACTTTCCGCCGCAACGACTCTCCCGCACACGACCGAGGCGCAAACGGTACTGCTGACGGGTGCTAACGGTTACCTCGGCCGCTTCCTGTGCTTGGAATGGCTCGAGCGACTCGACAACACGGACGGCACACTCATCTGCATCATCCGCGGCAAAGACGCTGCAGCAGCACGGAAACGGCTCGACGATGCCTTCGACAGCGGTGATCCGGACCTGCTGCGGCACTACCGCGAGCTGGCGGCCCGCCGCCTCGAAGTGCTGCCCGGTGATATCGGCGAGCCGAATCTCGGCCTGGACGATGCGACCTGGCATCGGCTGGCCGACACTGTCGATCTGATCGTGCATCCCGCCGCGCTGGTCAACCACGTCCTGCCCTACAACCAGCTGTTCGGCCCCAATGTCGTCGGTACCGCGGAACTCATCCGCCTGGCCATCACCACGCGGATCAAGCCCGTCACATATCTGTCCACCGTGGCCGTCGCCGCCCAGATCCAGCCATCGTCCTTCGAGGAGGACGGCGACATCCGCGAAATCAGCCCCACGCGTGCCATCGACGACAGCTACGCCAACGGCTACGGCAACAGCAAATGGGCGGGGGAGGTCCTGCTGCGGGAAGCGCACGATCTGTGCGGACTTCCGGTCGCCGTCTTCCGATCCGATATGATCCTGGCGCACAGCCGATTCGGCGGCCAGCTCAATATTCCGGACATGTTCACCCGACTGCTGCTGAGTCTGGTGGCCACCGGCATCGCCCCGTACTCCTTCTATGAGACCGATGCCGACGGCAAGCGCCAACGCGCACACTACGACGGCCTGCCCGTCGACTTCACCGCCGAATCGATCACCGCCATCGGCACCCAGGCGCGCACCGATTTCCACACCTTCGATGTCCTCAATCCACACGACGACGGCATCTCCCTCGACGAATTCGTCGACTGGCTCATCGAATCCGGCCACCCCATCCGGCGGATCGACGACTATCAGGAATGGTTCAGCCGATTCGAAACCGCACTGCGCGGCCTCCCCGAGAAACAGCGCCAGGCCTCGCTGCTTCCGCTGCTGCACGCTTACAGCCGACCCGGTCGGCCGTTCCCTGGCGCCGCGCTTCCGGCAATGGGTTTCACCGCTGCCGTACAAGCCGCGAAAGTCGGTGCCGAGCATGATATTCCGCATCTGACACCCGCGCTAATCGACAAGTACGTCAGCGATCTGCGGTTGCGTGGACTGCTGTAG
- the def gene encoding peptide deformylase — MTIPLPDLVETLLGGPLSIVTAGDPVLRTPAARYDGQLTQTQLDRLVRAMRETMHAAPGVGLAAPQVGIPLRLAVLEDPAEVTDDVRAVRGRVPLPFRVLVNPTYEPIGDACAAFFEGCLSVPGWQAVVARHAHVRLRGQDERGRELDEEVSGWPARIVQHETDHLDGTLYIDRAITRSLTSAQTLIDRWSQPTPAAAADALGFDLP, encoded by the coding sequence ATGACGATCCCGCTTCCCGATCTTGTCGAGACGCTGCTCGGTGGTCCACTCTCCATTGTTACCGCGGGCGATCCGGTGCTGCGCACGCCGGCCGCGCGCTACGACGGACAGCTGACGCAGACGCAATTGGATCGCCTGGTGCGGGCTATGCGGGAGACGATGCATGCCGCCCCTGGTGTCGGACTGGCCGCCCCGCAAGTCGGGATACCGCTGCGGCTGGCCGTGCTGGAGGATCCGGCCGAAGTGACCGACGATGTGCGCGCGGTCCGCGGACGGGTCCCGCTACCGTTCCGAGTTCTGGTCAACCCGACCTACGAACCCATCGGCGACGCATGCGCCGCATTCTTCGAGGGGTGCCTGAGCGTTCCGGGCTGGCAGGCCGTCGTCGCGCGCCACGCCCACGTGCGCCTGCGCGGACAGGACGAGCGCGGCCGCGAACTGGACGAGGAAGTCTCCGGCTGGCCCGCCCGTATCGTCCAACACGAAACCGACCACCTCGATGGCACCCTCTACATCGATCGCGCCATCACCCGCTCCCTGACCTCCGCCCAAACCCTCATCGACCGCTGGTCCCAGCCGACCCCCGCCGCCGCAGCCGACGCCCTGGGCTTCGACCTCCCCTGA